One part of the Corynebacterium sp. CNCTC7651 genome encodes these proteins:
- the ptsP gene encoding phosphoenolpyruvate--protein phosphotransferase yields the protein MTSPQTPETTRKVLHGIGVSAGTASGPVAIVTPAVGIDEHEPASVDPEADSQRVRDALDQVAASLTNRAEHANSETSKKVLEATATLATDKGLIKQIDKELKKGTGITKAIHDAVEVYAGKLRKIGGYMAERVTDLYDIRDRATARVRNLPEPGIPTLEQPSILVAEDLAPAETATLDPSQVLGIVTEAGGATSHTAILAAQLGIPAAVQVKGIAEAIANSPEVALDGGVGEVIVAPTEQDTAELEERSRRRAAALAGSSGEGATKDGFKVKLLANIGTADDAKKAAEYDLEGSGLFRTEFLFLDRDAAPTVEEQTETYISVLKSFGQRRVVVRTLDAGADKPLSFADLGPEENPALGRRGLRLSQAREDLLNDQLQALATARESVEGAELWVMAPMVATVEEAQWFADKARSYNLPQVGVMVETPAAAILSEEILSIADFASIGTNDLSQYTMAADRMQGELAELLSPWQPAVLKMIRATAKGGERNGKPIGVCGEAGGDPLMALVLVGLGVQSLSMAPGKVNAVRAALRLHELDACRRMSAAALQAPTAAQAREAVLAIADPVLRDLV from the coding sequence ATGACCTCCCCGCAGACCCCAGAAACCACCCGCAAAGTCCTCCACGGCATCGGCGTCTCCGCCGGCACCGCTTCCGGCCCCGTCGCCATCGTCACACCGGCAGTCGGCATCGACGAGCACGAGCCCGCCTCCGTCGACCCCGAGGCCGATTCCCAGCGCGTCCGCGATGCCCTTGACCAGGTCGCAGCCAGCCTCACCAACCGCGCCGAGCACGCGAACTCCGAGACCTCCAAGAAGGTCCTCGAGGCCACCGCGACCCTTGCAACCGACAAGGGTCTCATCAAGCAGATCGACAAGGAACTGAAGAAGGGCACCGGCATCACCAAGGCCATTCACGACGCCGTGGAGGTCTACGCCGGCAAGCTCCGCAAGATCGGCGGTTACATGGCGGAGCGCGTGACGGACCTTTACGACATCCGCGATCGCGCCACCGCCCGCGTCCGCAACCTCCCCGAACCGGGTATCCCCACGCTGGAGCAGCCCTCCATCCTCGTGGCCGAGGACCTCGCGCCGGCAGAGACCGCCACGCTCGACCCGTCTCAGGTCCTCGGCATCGTCACCGAAGCCGGCGGCGCAACTTCCCACACCGCGATTCTCGCGGCCCAGCTCGGCATCCCCGCCGCCGTCCAGGTGAAGGGTATTGCAGAGGCCATCGCTAACAGTCCGGAGGTCGCCCTCGACGGCGGTGTCGGGGAGGTCATCGTCGCCCCCACAGAGCAGGACACTGCGGAGCTGGAGGAGCGCTCCCGCCGCCGCGCCGCAGCCCTCGCCGGCTCCTCCGGCGAAGGCGCTACCAAGGACGGCTTCAAGGTCAAGCTCCTCGCCAACATCGGTACTGCGGACGACGCCAAGAAGGCCGCGGAGTACGACCTCGAAGGCTCCGGCCTCTTCCGCACCGAGTTCCTCTTCCTGGACCGCGACGCCGCCCCAACCGTCGAGGAACAGACTGAGACCTATATATCTGTGCTGAAGAGCTTCGGCCAGCGCCGTGTGGTCGTCCGCACCCTTGACGCCGGCGCGGATAAGCCGCTCTCCTTCGCCGATCTCGGCCCGGAGGAGAACCCGGCCCTCGGCCGCCGCGGTCTGCGCCTCTCCCAGGCCCGCGAGGACCTGCTGAACGACCAGCTCCAGGCCCTCGCCACCGCCCGCGAGTCCGTCGAGGGTGCAGAGCTCTGGGTCATGGCCCCGATGGTCGCCACCGTCGAGGAAGCCCAGTGGTTTGCCGACAAGGCCCGCAGCTACAACCTCCCCCAGGTTGGTGTGATGGTGGAGACTCCCGCTGCGGCCATTCTTTCCGAGGAAATCCTCTCCATCGCGGACTTCGCTTCCATCGGTACCAATGACCTCTCCCAGTACACGATGGCCGCAGACCGCATGCAGGGCGAGCTTGCGGAGCTCCTCTCTCCCTGGCAGCCCGCTGTCCTAAAGATGATCCGCGCAACCGCCAAGGGTGGCGAGCGCAACGGCAAGCCCATCGGCGTCTGCGGCGAGGCCGGGGGAGACCCCCTCATGGCCCTCGTCCTTGTGGGCCTCGGTGTGCAGTCCCTTTCCATGGCCCCGGGCAAGGTTAACGCCGTCCGCGCCGCCCTGCGTCTGCATGAGCTCGATGCTTGCCGACGCATGTCCGCGGCCGCCCTCCAAGCCCCCACCGCGGCCCAGGCCCGAGAGGCGGTGTTGGCAATCGCTGACCCGGTGCTGCGAGACCTCGTGTAG
- a CDS encoding retron system putative HNH endonuclease, whose product MRSIVRAAAPTCLSSVRTSDKWEDLEPVSKSEIRDALAGMSESDEGSLCHYCERSIKWKKDRYSIDHLFPRHRFPDRTFDWANLYLSCKTPDHCEQYKDAPGHPDYDPADLVRPDVDDPDRFFQFLSDGRVIPRPGIREPDRHRAETTIEVLNLNCPRLVTSRRQVVSMAEAIVSEVMELSGLSPDEREELLRLEIRDARSDLSRIAHGTVARHYFFYFRWADCDEVSTSPSKP is encoded by the coding sequence ATGCGATCCATAGTTCGTGCAGCTGCACCGACTTGCCTCTCCTCGGTCCGCACGAGTGACAAATGGGAAGATCTGGAACCTGTTAGCAAATCCGAAATTAGGGACGCGTTAGCCGGCATGTCCGAGAGCGATGAAGGATCGCTGTGCCACTACTGTGAGCGCAGCATTAAATGGAAGAAGGATCGCTACAGCATTGACCACCTCTTCCCGCGGCATCGCTTCCCGGACAGAACGTTCGACTGGGCGAATCTCTACCTGTCTTGTAAAACTCCTGATCACTGCGAGCAGTACAAGGATGCGCCTGGCCATCCCGACTACGACCCCGCAGACCTCGTCCGTCCCGATGTTGACGACCCCGACCGTTTTTTCCAATTCCTTTCCGACGGCCGCGTGATACCTCGTCCCGGGATTCGGGAGCCTGACCGCCATCGCGCTGAAACCACAATTGAGGTTCTCAACCTGAATTGCCCGCGACTGGTTACCAGCCGCCGGCAAGTCGTGAGCATGGCTGAAGCGATCGTGTCAGAGGTTATGGAGCTCTCGGGACTTTCTCCCGACGAACGCGAGGAACTCCTGCGTCTGGAGATCCGAGACGCAAGATCCGATCTCTCGCGCATTGCGCATGGGACTGTTGCCCGCCACTACTTCTTTTACTTTCGGTGGGCGGACTGCGATGAAGTATCGACATCCCCTTCTAAACCCTAG
- a CDS encoding AAA family ATPase, producing MKFASLKLQNFRRFDEFHIDFDSELTVITAPNGQGKTSVLDAAALSLAPFVEALSRYNTGGHQFNIDIEPTDPRYAVNRSPISNAVVYEQVYPATLTASFLDPVMESQRSFTDNATRPRKEGTDDLRGYGQSLVAELATPTTIPVIRYFRSNRRWSTDYLQRPKADSELTRSRTAGYNDCLAAETDFRQFQDWFRAATLAYLQNIQLKVESNIADLLNGIGKAVDEMVSAEGLSGFHYSFVHEAPALVHPDHGPLPVAMLSDGICSATTMAADLAQRCARLNPHLGAEAPKLTPGMVLIDEVDLHLHPAWQQRILPGLRVAFPLVQFIVSTHSPQVLSTTDSEQIRVIAQDGNGRWFTDEPDRQVVGRSSADALVEVMGVSPTPPTEESRKVDHYINLIETGQHQTKEGQALRQELENIYGSSNPVMVRVRQQERFRDFKKRSAPRPPAPNGGVEPCDP from the coding sequence GTGAAGTTCGCCTCTTTGAAGCTGCAGAACTTCCGCAGGTTCGATGAATTTCACATCGACTTCGACTCAGAGCTCACCGTCATCACTGCCCCGAACGGGCAGGGAAAGACGTCGGTCCTCGATGCTGCGGCGCTCTCCCTAGCCCCGTTCGTGGAAGCGCTTAGTCGGTACAACACTGGCGGCCACCAATTCAACATAGATATCGAGCCGACTGATCCGCGGTACGCAGTGAACAGGTCGCCAATCAGTAATGCGGTGGTTTACGAGCAGGTGTATCCGGCCACGCTCACTGCTTCATTCCTCGACCCTGTAATGGAATCCCAGCGTTCGTTTACCGATAACGCTACTAGGCCGAGAAAGGAAGGCACTGACGATCTTCGTGGTTACGGACAGTCGCTTGTTGCCGAACTCGCCACACCAACAACTATTCCGGTGATCCGTTACTTTCGTTCCAATCGCCGTTGGAGTACCGACTACCTGCAGCGTCCGAAGGCCGACTCGGAGCTCACTCGGAGCCGCACAGCGGGTTATAACGACTGCCTAGCAGCTGAAACCGATTTCCGTCAGTTTCAGGACTGGTTTAGGGCGGCGACGCTCGCCTACCTGCAGAACATCCAGCTAAAGGTCGAATCCAATATCGCCGACCTCTTGAACGGTATCGGCAAAGCGGTCGACGAAATGGTTTCCGCTGAGGGGCTTTCTGGCTTCCACTACAGCTTCGTTCACGAAGCGCCCGCGCTGGTCCACCCGGATCACGGGCCCTTGCCGGTCGCGATGCTTAGCGACGGCATTTGCTCAGCCACGACGATGGCTGCGGACCTCGCGCAGCGCTGCGCCCGCCTGAACCCCCACCTCGGGGCCGAAGCGCCAAAGCTCACTCCCGGCATGGTGCTTATCGACGAAGTCGATCTCCACCTCCATCCTGCATGGCAGCAACGAATCCTTCCAGGTCTCCGCGTCGCATTTCCTCTCGTCCAGTTCATAGTGAGTACCCACAGCCCCCAGGTGCTGAGTACCACGGATAGCGAGCAGATTCGAGTTATCGCCCAAGACGGCAACGGTAGATGGTTTACAGACGAGCCGGACCGCCAGGTGGTTGGACGCTCGAGCGCGGATGCCTTAGTCGAGGTGATGGGAGTAAGCCCGACACCACCAACGGAGGAATCACGCAAGGTAGACCACTACATCAACCTCATCGAAACCGGTCAGCATCAAACCAAGGAGGGGCAGGCGCTGAGACAAGAGCTCGAGAACATTTACGGCTCCTCGAACCCGGTGATGGTCCGGGTGAGGCAGCAGGAGCGTTTCCGAGATTTCAAGAAGAGATCTGCACCAAGGCCTCCGGCTCCAAACGGGGGAGTGGAACCATGCGATCCATAG
- a CDS encoding glucose PTS transporter subunit IIA: protein MAPTKADLNAQAADIVAGVGGPDNISSLTHCATRLRFELNDASLADKDRLEANPKVMGAVPQGGSHYQVIVGGDVATVYTAINNLPEMQSRTGTGGQSNDDIKAAQRAKAKGKVPWLDAFFEYLSDSFRPILGVLLGASLIIAFAAVMDAIGLVDFRAEVKSPGWQFVDAMWRSVFYFLPVMVAYNAGKKLNIDGWVPAAIMFALFTPEFIDLASHPEATISENAILGSEVASVHVMGLPMLLPEYGGNVFVPLIMAAVAAAVYKGLQKIIPSSVHMVFVPFLTMLIMIPVTAIVIGPLGYALGAWIGAGLAWLNGNAPFVFAILIPMLYPFLVPLGLHWPLNALMLVNINTLGYDFIQGPMGAWNFACFGATAAVLAISIRDRDPLMRQTSGSALAAGLLGGISEPSLYGIHLRYKRIYPRMLVGCFAGGLTIAILGTPFGGVQTNAFVFTSLLTIPVFNPAWVYMIAIAVAFFTAFAVIFVTDYRTPEEKEEALARAAAARASTDDDTSALEPGDEPIVPAPAAATTTAAAAGSTALATKPETAAATEAPVAADETPAEPIITDVLAPIAGEVVAQEAIKDAAFASGALGKAVGVIPAPGTETATVVAPVAGKIISVAKTGHAYGIKTTDGVEILVHIGIDTVALEGAGFTPRVERKEQVEAGTPLADVDFASVVASNTDPTVITTVVNTKKLAKVDDIAEPAPNGTVPAGAPILRATK from the coding sequence ATGGCACCAACAAAGGCGGACCTCAACGCGCAGGCCGCCGATATCGTCGCCGGCGTCGGCGGCCCAGACAACATCAGCTCTCTTACGCACTGCGCCACGCGCTTGCGCTTCGAGCTTAACGACGCCTCCTTGGCCGACAAAGACCGCCTCGAAGCCAACCCCAAGGTCATGGGCGCGGTCCCGCAAGGCGGTTCGCACTACCAGGTGATCGTGGGCGGCGATGTGGCCACCGTCTACACCGCCATCAACAATCTTCCGGAGATGCAGTCCCGCACCGGCACCGGCGGTCAATCCAACGATGACATCAAAGCCGCCCAGCGCGCCAAGGCCAAGGGCAAGGTCCCGTGGCTGGATGCGTTTTTCGAGTACCTTTCGGATTCCTTCCGCCCCATCCTCGGTGTGCTCCTCGGCGCGTCCCTGATCATCGCGTTCGCCGCGGTCATGGACGCTATCGGCCTCGTGGACTTCCGTGCGGAGGTGAAGTCCCCGGGCTGGCAGTTCGTGGACGCCATGTGGCGTTCCGTGTTCTACTTCCTGCCCGTCATGGTGGCGTACAACGCCGGTAAGAAGCTGAACATCGACGGCTGGGTCCCCGCCGCCATCATGTTCGCCCTGTTCACGCCCGAGTTCATCGACCTCGCCTCCCACCCCGAGGCCACCATTTCGGAAAACGCCATCCTCGGCTCCGAAGTCGCCTCCGTCCATGTCATGGGCCTGCCCATGCTCTTGCCTGAGTACGGCGGCAACGTTTTCGTCCCGCTGATCATGGCCGCCGTCGCGGCCGCGGTCTACAAGGGCCTGCAGAAGATCATCCCCAGCTCGGTGCACATGGTGTTCGTACCCTTCCTCACCATGCTGATCATGATTCCGGTCACTGCCATCGTCATCGGCCCGCTGGGCTACGCGCTCGGCGCGTGGATCGGTGCCGGCCTGGCCTGGCTGAACGGTAACGCCCCGTTCGTCTTCGCCATCCTGATCCCGATGCTGTACCCGTTCCTCGTCCCGCTGGGTCTCCACTGGCCGCTGAACGCGCTCATGCTGGTGAATATCAACACGCTGGGTTACGACTTCATCCAGGGCCCCATGGGCGCCTGGAACTTCGCATGCTTCGGCGCCACCGCCGCGGTCCTGGCCATCTCTATCCGCGACCGCGACCCGCTCATGCGCCAGACCTCCGGCTCCGCCCTCGCGGCCGGCCTCCTCGGCGGCATCTCCGAGCCGTCCCTCTACGGCATCCACCTCCGCTACAAGCGCATCTACCCGCGCATGCTGGTGGGCTGCTTCGCCGGCGGCCTCACCATCGCCATCCTGGGCACCCCGTTCGGCGGCGTGCAGACGAACGCTTTCGTCTTCACCTCGCTGCTTACCATCCCGGTCTTCAACCCGGCGTGGGTGTACATGATCGCCATCGCCGTCGCCTTCTTCACCGCGTTCGCCGTCATCTTCGTCACGGACTACCGCACCCCGGAGGAGAAGGAGGAGGCACTCGCACGCGCCGCGGCAGCTCGGGCTTCTACTGACGACGACACCTCCGCCCTCGAACCGGGCGACGAGCCGATTGTCCCCGCCCCGGCAGCAGCCACCACGACCGCCGCAGCAGCCGGCAGCACCGCCCTCGCCACCAAGCCCGAGACCGCCGCCGCCACTGAAGCCCCGGTTGCAGCCGACGAAACCCCCGCCGAGCCCATCATCACCGACGTCCTCGCACCTATTGCCGGCGAGGTTGTCGCCCAGGAAGCCATCAAGGATGCTGCATTCGCGTCCGGCGCCCTCGGCAAGGCCGTCGGCGTGATCCCGGCCCCCGGCACCGAAACCGCCACCGTGGTCGCCCCGGTCGCCGGCAAGATCATCTCCGTCGCCAAGACCGGCCACGCCTACGGCATCAAGACCACCGATGGCGTGGAGATCCTCGTCCACATCGGCATCGACACCGTCGCACTCGAGGGCGCAGGCTTCACCCCGCGCGTCGAGCGCAAGGAGCAGGTCGAGGCGGGTACCCCGCTTGCCGACGTCGACTTCGCCTCCGTCGTCGCCTCCAACACCGACCCGACCGTGATCACTACGGTGGTGAACACCAAGAAACTGGCGAAGGTCGACGACATCGCCGAACCCGCCCCCAACGGCACCGTCCCCGCCGGTGCCCCCATCCTCCGCGCCACCAAGTAG